The genomic segment TCGGCCGTGACGATCTCGGAGGGGGCGCCCTCGGCGATCACCGAGCCGTCTCGCAGGGCGATGAGATGGGTGGCGTAGCGGGCGGCGTGGTTGAGGTCGTGCAACACCGCGACGAGCGTGCGGCCCTGCTCCTCGTGCAGCTCGGCGCACAGGTCGAGCACGTCGATCTGGTGCTGGATGTCCAGGAAGGTGGTCGGCTCGTCGAGCAGCAGCAGCGGGGTCTGCTGGGCGAGTGCCATGGCGATCCAGACACGCTGGCGCTGACCGCCGGACAGCTCGTCGACATAGCGGTCGGCCAGCTCGGCGACCCCGGTCGACTCCATCGACTCCCGGACGATCCGCTCGTCCTCGGTGGACCACTGCCGCAGCAGCCCCTGGTGCGGGTACCGGCCGCGGCCCACGAGGTCGCCGACGGTGATCCCGTCGGGCGCGATCGACGACTGCGGCAGCAGGCCGAGGGTCCGGGCGACCTTCTTGGCGGGCATCGACTGGATGACCTGCCCGTCGAGCAGCACCCGCCCCTGTGACGGCTTCAGCATCCGTGAGAGGGCACGCAGCAGAGTGGACTTGCCGCAGGCGTTGGGGCCGACGATCACGGTGAACGAGCTGTCGGGGATCTCCACCGACAGCTGCTCGGCGATGACCCGCTGGTCATAGGCGAGGGTGACGTTCTCGGCGGACAGGCGGTTCACGGTGCTCCTCTTGTCGTTCTCGTTCGCCGACGCGCTCATATCCGCCCGGCCTTGCGCTCGGTGACCAGCAGCCACAGCAGATAGACACCGCCGAGTACGCCGGTGACCACGCCGACGGGCAACTGGTCGGCCCCGAACGCCCGCTGCGAGGCCCAGTCGGCGACGATCAGCAGGGTCGCGCCCATGCACATCGCGGGCACCAGGTTCGGGCCCGGGGAGCGGGTCAGCCGCTTGGCGAGCTGGGGCGCGGTGAGGGCGACGAAGCCGACCGGCCCGGCGGCAGCGGTGGCCCCGGCGGTGAGCAGCACGGCCGACACCATCAGCAGCAGCCGGACGCGCTCGACGCTCACCCCGAGGGCGTACGACACGTCGTCGCCCATCTCCGTCATCCGCAGCCCGCGCGCGTTGCCCAGCACCAGCGGCACGAGGATCGCGCACATGATCAGCAGCGGCCAGACCTGGGCCCAGTCACGGCCGTTGAGGGAGCCGGTCATCCACACGACCGCGCGGGCCGCGTCGACCAGGTCCGCCTTGGTGATCAGATAGCCGTTGACCGCCGTGACGATCGCCGAGACGCCGATGCCGACCAGCACGAGCCGATAGCCGTGCACGCCCCTCTTCCAGGCCAGCACATAGATCGCCAGGCCGGTGACCAGACCGCCGACGAGCGCCCCGAGGGCCACCTGGTTCGCGCTGCCGGAGAACAGCACGATGACGACCAGTGCGCCGGCGGTGGCGCCCTGCGAGAGGCCGAGCACGTCCGGACTGCCCAGCGGATTGCGGGAGATGGACTGGAACAGCGCCCCGCCGAGGCCGAGCGAGGCCCCGACAAGGAGCCCGACCAGAACTCTTGGCAGCCGCAGTTCGTTGACGATGAACTCCTGGCCCGCGTCGCCGTTGCCGAGCAGCGTCTTCAGGACGTCGCCGGCCGGGATGGGGAAGTCTCCGGTCCCGATCAGTACGACACTCGCGGTCAGCGCCGCCACCAGCAGCAGGACGACGACGGTGAACGCCCGTACGTCCAGCCGGACGGACAGCCCACCGGGCGTGCGGACCGCGCGAGTGCGGTCGGCGGGCTTGCTCATGACCTGCGTCTTCACAGCTGCGCCGTCCTCCGCCGTCGTACGAGAAAGATGAAGACCGGCCCGCCGAGGATCGCGGTGACGATGCCGACCTGGAGCTCCGCGGGCCGTACCACCATGCGGCCGATGACGTCGGCGCCGAGCAGCAGCACGGGCGACAGGACGGTCGCG from the Streptomyces sp. NBC_00310 genome contains:
- a CDS encoding ABC transporter ATP-binding protein, with the translated sequence MSASANENDKRSTVNRLSAENVTLAYDQRVIAEQLSVEIPDSSFTVIVGPNACGKSTLLRALSRMLKPSQGRVLLDGQVIQSMPAKKVARTLGLLPQSSIAPDGITVGDLVGRGRYPHQGLLRQWSTEDERIVRESMESTGVAELADRYVDELSGGQRQRVWIAMALAQQTPLLLLDEPTTFLDIQHQIDVLDLCAELHEEQGRTLVAVLHDLNHAARYATHLIALRDGSVIAEGAPSEIVTAELVEEVFGLRCQVIDDPETGTPLVVPAARRARTGMEKVAATEAS
- a CDS encoding FecCD family ABC transporter permease, whose amino-acid sequence is MSKPADRTRAVRTPGGLSVRLDVRAFTVVVLLLVAALTASVVLIGTGDFPIPAGDVLKTLLGNGDAGQEFIVNELRLPRVLVGLLVGASLGLGGALFQSISRNPLGSPDVLGLSQGATAGALVVIVLFSGSANQVALGALVGGLVTGLAIYVLAWKRGVHGYRLVLVGIGVSAIVTAVNGYLITKADLVDAARAVVWMTGSLNGRDWAQVWPLLIMCAILVPLVLGNARGLRMTEMGDDVSYALGVSVERVRLLLMVSAVLLTAGATAAAGPVGFVALTAPQLAKRLTRSPGPNLVPAMCMGATLLIVADWASQRAFGADQLPVGVVTGVLGGVYLLWLLVTERKAGRI